The genomic stretch TGCAGGTCCAGGCGTTCCGCCGTCGGCGCTGGCGGGCCCGCTGGCCATGGGCGTTAGGCGCAGTGCTGGTTGCGCTGCTGCTGATCTGGCTCGTGTCCCGTTCGCCAGGCGAGTCCACGCCCCAAACCTCGGCGCCTGTCAGCGAGACGCAGGTGGCCGGGCCTCCTTGGCAGATGGGCAACCCGGCAGGTCGTTTCACGCTGACGCTCTACGCGGACCTCGAATGCCCGTTCTGCCGGTCCTATTTCCCTGTCCTCAAGCGTTGGGTGGCCGGCAATGCGGACGTGGCCTTGCAATGGCACCACCTGCCGTTGGCCGCGCATGAGCCGGCCGCGTCCGCCGAAGCGCGCTTGGTGGAATGCGCGGGCGAAGCCGGCGGCCATCCCGCCTTCTGGCAGGCTGTCGAGTGGGTCTATGTCCACACACACAGCGACGGCCAGGGCTTGCCCGAAGACCTGCGCCACCCCGCCCTGACGCCAGCCATCGAACAGTGCATTGCGAGC from Parazoarcus communis encodes the following:
- a CDS encoding DsbA family protein is translated as MEQKRSSIPMQVQAFRRRRWRARWPWALGAVLVALLLIWLVSRSPGESTPQTSAPVSETQVAGPPWQMGNPAGRFTLTLYADLECPFCRSYFPVLKRWVAGNADVALQWHHLPLAAHEPAASAEARLVECAGEAGGHPAFWQAVEWVYVHTHSDGQGLPEDLRHPALTPAIEQCIASERPDAAIRTQTAEATNSGVTATPSLRLHDRETGKAILLQGPIEGDALLSAMDMLAAGDPAATPTSEMPADVVGDMPR